In Persicimonas caeni, a single window of DNA contains:
- a CDS encoding heparin lyase I family protein, whose translation MSCDADEAREGGLDAAGADVSDVAEDSGGDVAPQDAAAQDVSDTAVDTGCEGDGCAQADVSDCVDGGPGCEEPDASDPPDCRGLRVYDWTDLDDGVIEGSYFSDHHWGTNIEHDPESISVVSAEDRLREPGTKSLRFYIDPRNPSPPDSTSHAGNLRAEIYESYEFHTGDTVSWAPDKPLKSEEWISWSYYYPPDFVAGDTASTKFMQAHVGHGAAPLDLRVWNPREYPDYPQGRCAGGDCDEFVLHRLFPDDGMDGEVAITDVKPEAGQWYDFVLHTVWDTESGGEGLTEFWINGQKYYSSAGGNTFENPENKDHPYGAMLKLGMYHGTWRYEDDIQRSLDEGVDHLEVFMGPVRILSRLEGDHIGADGLHCVTPQTARP comes from the coding sequence ATGTCGTGCGACGCAGACGAGGCGCGCGAGGGCGGCCTCGATGCAGCCGGCGCGGATGTGTCGGATGTCGCCGAGGACTCGGGGGGCGACGTCGCCCCGCAAGATGCGGCGGCGCAGGACGTGTCCGACACGGCCGTCGACACGGGGTGTGAAGGCGACGGGTGTGCCCAGGCCGACGTCTCCGACTGCGTCGACGGCGGGCCCGGCTGTGAGGAGCCCGACGCGAGTGACCCGCCGGATTGCCGCGGCTTGCGGGTGTACGACTGGACGGACCTGGACGACGGGGTCATCGAGGGGAGTTACTTCTCCGACCATCATTGGGGCACGAATATCGAGCACGACCCGGAGTCGATTTCGGTGGTGAGCGCCGAGGACCGGCTGCGCGAGCCGGGCACCAAGAGCCTGCGGTTCTACATCGACCCGCGCAATCCGTCGCCGCCCGACTCGACCTCCCACGCGGGCAACCTGCGCGCCGAGATCTACGAGTCGTACGAGTTTCACACCGGCGACACCGTCTCGTGGGCGCCGGACAAGCCGCTCAAAAGCGAGGAGTGGATCAGTTGGTCGTATTATTATCCGCCCGATTTCGTGGCCGGAGACACCGCCAGCACCAAGTTCATGCAGGCCCACGTGGGCCACGGCGCCGCCCCGCTCGACCTGCGGGTGTGGAACCCGAGGGAGTATCCGGACTACCCGCAGGGGCGCTGCGCCGGGGGCGACTGCGACGAGTTCGTCTTGCACCGCCTCTTTCCCGATGACGGCATGGACGGGGAGGTCGCCATCACCGACGTCAAACCCGAGGCCGGCCAGTGGTACGACTTCGTGCTGCACACCGTCTGGGACACCGAGAGCGGCGGCGAGGGGCTGACCGAGTTTTGGATCAACGGCCAGAAGTACTATAGCAGCGCCGGCGGGAACACCTTCGAGAACCCGGAGAACAAGGACCACCCCTACGGCGCGATGCTCAAATTGGGGATGTACCACGGGACGTGGCGCTACGAGGACGACATCCAGCGGTCGCTGGACGAGGGCGTCGACCACCTGGAGGTCTTTATGGGGCCGGTGCGCATCCTCTCTCGCCTCGAGGGCGACCATATCGGAGCCGACGGGCTCCACTGCGTCACCCCGCAAACTGCGCGCCCGTAA
- a CDS encoding YqaE/Pmp3 family membrane protein has product MNKILLIIVTILLPPLGVFLKVGLGNHFWLNLILTILGYIPGIIHGLWIVALDGARPASATS; this is encoded by the coding sequence GTGAACAAAATCCTTCTCATCATTGTCACCATCTTGCTGCCCCCGCTCGGGGTCTTCCTCAAGGTCGGGCTGGGCAATCACTTTTGGCTCAATCTGATCCTGACCATCCTCGGCTACATCCCCGGGATTATTCATGGCCTCTGGATCGTCGCGCTCGACGGCGCGCGGCCTGCATCCGCGACGAGCTAA